CCTGACCTTGAAGGCTTCGATGTACAATGAGTTGTGAATTCTGGAACTTGCTGCTGGATGGCTCTTCCAGCAAGTGTTCTTTGCGGTCGGGGGCAAGACCTGGAAGagtaaaaaaatatacaaatataataatGATGTGTTCAGAGAAACTACAGGAAGAATATGTGCTAATCCAGTAACAAGGAGAAAATGATGACGAAAATAATTGGAGTCCAATACATCACTTTGCAGTGCTAACATATTACAGTCCAGACCCAGATTGCTAGCTAAAGTGGCAGTTATCATGCAATTATAACAGGGGAGGGAAAAAAAACAGGGTAACTACATCTCTTTTACCCAGAactcaatttaattgattatacCTCATGTAAAATAATATATACGCTCCTTCTGACATAACCTGGCTCATTGCAACTGGCTGGACCTGTTAAAGAAACATGATCAACCTTAGGACCCCAATTTATCAGAACAGAAACTTCAAAAcaatacttgaaaaaaaacaTCAAAAGACTCTTCAAACTCCAGCACCTAAAATTAAGTTCGACAAAGAAATTACTATATGACAAGTATATATCATCCTTACTGAGTAACTAGTCAAGTAGTAAGCTGTTCACCAACATTTTAATCAAAAAAGTAGTTGAGAAAATTTGCAAATACTTTCAGAGTAGTCATCTAAAAATTCTGGTTTGTTTTAGATCACGCGTCATCTAAATATATGGATGAGAGATTACCTCAATGTCATCTATCCTAAACCAATTTCCTTGCAAGTCTTTAACATATGAAACATAATGCCCAGAAAAAGATGCATTCAATGTATCTAAATGCACCACGACGGCATACAGCAAGTATAGTGGAGGAATATCACCCGTTCCAGTCATGAATGGAATCATATCAAGCATATCAGGAAACGTGATGCACTTGTTGATTTTTCCGTATTTTCCTTCCTGATTAAGTTAAGGGCAGAAAAAGAAAGTCAAAGGATGGAAGAATTCGTGCAGTAAAAGAAACATGGATGTCTACCAGTAAAGGTGTTACACCTGAATTATATGAGATAAAAAGACAAAGCAAATTGATTCACTTCTTAACAACTTAACAATTACACCAAAAGAAAAGCATATAAATTCCCTGCTCAAAACACTACCAAAAAATGATACCTGAAATCTCTTTAAAACAATTGTCAGGATATTTGGTGCCTCATGTATGCTTAGCTGCTTCCTAGCTCGAACATAGGTAGCACACCTtaccaaaacaaaacaaaaaaacaaaatcaaGAGCTTATAAATTTAATGGATTTGAACTTccttatatgtaaaaaaatttaatGAGTCATCGAACCTTCCACATCTGTACATGTTTTCTCCATCCAAATCTTCAGGAGTTGTAAATTGCGTCAATGCATCTTCAAGTGACTCAACCCAACCATATATCTCTAATGTAAGATCCATAATGTTTTCATATCTTTCAGATTCATGACGACATTTCAAACACTTGACCTGGTTGCAATAAAATTGCTTAATTCACAATTAATGTGGCAGAGAATTTTCACTTAGAAAAATGCATAACAATAGGTTACAACTGACTTAGATAAAAGCACCTTCGATCTTAGATGCCCCCCAAAAGTATGCTGTATAAAAGTTGTCTCTTGCAATCTGGGATCTACCTTACTTTCTCCTCCCAATCCCTCCAAACATATAGATTGCATAGATGCAATCAGAAGCCTGTAAGAAAATGGCATCATACATTAAATCATAAACCTGTGCTTGTAAATAACAGTCCATAAAACAAAGATATGCATGGATAGTAAGAAGAAAGAAGCCACAGTGGTGTCCCTAGAATCCTATCAGAACATCTTGAAGTCAAATCAAAGTAATACAAGACCTACCATTACTCATCTAAACATAGAAAAATCAAACTTCATGACTAGTCTGATTCAAAATTGCTGAGAAAAATTAAACAGCAGCAAAAGATTGCAGAGCGGTATCCCAAAAATGCAATAGTTAAAGTTCACAGACCTTAAGAATTCGTGTGCATCTTCCTGACTTCCATCACCAATATGGCAATTGATACTCCGCATGTGCGAAAGAATTCTGCTAGGCGAAAGTGGGCCTCCAGTTTCTCTTAACATCATAACATGTTGTTCTAATTCACACATGAGACACCAATCTTTACCACAACCTAAAGTGCATATAACCGATAAGTAAGATACATGTGTATTTAAGGAAAACACCACTATATAGTGACAACAACAAACTGTGAAGGAGAAATTAAACCTAGCCAAAAAATACAATATTAAAAGAGAAATGGAAGTACATGATCTTGAATGTGATCTACGAAGCAAGTAAATAATGAGAGGCTTTGTGGAGGTCAGACACTGCAAGACAGCATTTGCATAGCAACTGcaaaacaaaaatacaatttGCAAAAGAGACAGGAAACATGAGTCCTCCAAAACATGtgtaaagagaaaaaaaaaattaaatcatgtTACAAAATCTAAAATAATCAAGAAACCTATTAACTTAGAATTAACATTCAAAATCAGATATCTGACTCCCGATTTCCAGACAGCAATAGACCAGAGATTACTGTGTAGACACCAGCTATTGTAAGGTTGATGTATCGAATACAACAAAATCTTGAGGTTTCAGGTTTCATGAATTTATGTTTTGGTCTCATTAAATATTCTCAACTTGCAAGCAATTAAAAATTAAGGGTAGCGTACCTGTTCCCACAATTCAAAAGGCCACGATATGATAAATTAAACACGTCACACTGGAAGAACTTCACAAACTCCTCGTAAGGAAAAAGCATCTGAGACAGACAAATAAAACATCCAAAACAAAGTTTTCGGCTAAAGTTTAAAACCCAAGAAAAAACAGTCACATGAGCAGTGAAGGTGAAAATGAATGGTACATTGAACAGAGAACCTTAGTTTTGTGTCTATCACCACTGACTTCAGAGACATCTTTTCTAGTAAGTTTAGTTGGCTTCTTTAGGCCCATCATCTTCAAAATCCGTGTGTTTGCACCTCCATCACATGCTTGCATGGGAGCATCCCTCATTCTAGAGGATTCTGCACAACAAAAATGATGAGTGAGGAACCATAAACAGAGTACATTTCAAGTAATCTTTTTCATATAAAATGATCATTAGTGGTAGTCTTTACTACTCACTTGACTCGAGAACCTGCCCCTTCCACTCTCTCTCTGAGCAGAAGTGCTCTTCCTTCTCTTTCAAAGTTGATTTTGGCAATTTACAACTCTTGCTTCCAAGAGAATATGGTGGTCTTTTAGGTTTAGCACCTCCCTTTACTGCGGTCATTTCAGGAGAACATTCAAATTCAACCTGTTCACTATGGGAAGTAGTTTCCACTTCTAGTAGGTTTCCACCATTCTGATTAAAGTCCTTCCCAATTTCATACCCATTGGATCCATTCTTGGATGAATAGGATGAGCAAGAGAATCCATGATGGTTCTCTGGTTCTAATGTGTTCCCATATTGACTTTCATTTGTACCATTCTCAGGCAGTGTACTTCCTGGAGTAGCTCGTTCATGAATATAAACATCAGAGATATTAATACTCTGCTTGGTCGAAGATTCTTCTGATATGAAAGAGTCGGTATTTCTTGACTGCAATAAACAGTTCATCCAGTTTATTACATGGAAAATTATGATAAGATACAAAGAATGCTAATAACATAACAAATCTAAAGATACTAACCCTATGGCCTTTTAAAACCTCTTTTGATGAAACAACATTTGATGAGGTCGTATAAGCATTCCAACTCCCACTGACTTCGATAGAAGAATTGGGTGCAACACTATCCTTCCTTCTCACTGTTTCTTTGTTGGATTTACGAGAAGCACGTTTTTCTGTGCTTCTTCTCTCTGGCACAGACACTTGAGATGCATCACTAGCTGAACGATCAATTGTAGCAGAGATGCCATTGCTAACTGAGGGATAAATTATATTTTCTGGAGCTTCTTTATCCACCATAGCCTGCTCAATGTTGTATCCAAAATACAGAGAATCCATGCTCTCATTAGGTAAGAACCTCTCATACATAGA
This genomic interval from Humulus lupulus chromosome 8, drHumLupu1.1, whole genome shotgun sequence contains the following:
- the LOC133796598 gene encoding ubiquitin carboxyl-terminal hydrolase 15; protein product: MLEPREADIPALFLFLVVLPLVAYVLLGKWSESAKKRERINLLAELAAEEALRAEAMAVGDVIPLVASTKNGNHACARCFGPATTRCSKCKSVRYCSGKCQIIHWREVHKQECQQMKSTNSGSPLMAASVEDSMYERFLPNESMDSLYFGYNIEQAMVDKEAPENIIYPSVSNGISATIDRSASDASQVSVPERRSTEKRASRKSNKETVRRKDSVAPNSSIEVSGSWNAYTTSSNVVSSKEVLKGHRSRNTDSFISEESSTKQSINISDVYIHERATPGSTLPENGTNESQYGNTLEPENHHGFSCSSYSSKNGSNGYEIGKDFNQNGGNLLEVETTSHSEQVEFECSPEMTAVKGGAKPKRPPYSLGSKSCKLPKSTLKEKEEHFCSEREWKGQVLESKSSRMRDAPMQACDGGANTRILKMMGLKKPTKLTRKDVSEVSGDRHKTKMLFPYEEFVKFFQCDVFNLSYRGLLNCGNSCYANAVLQCLTSTKPLIIYLLRRSHSRSCCGKDWCLMCELEQHVMMLRETGGPLSPSRILSHMRSINCHIGDGSQEDAHEFLRLLIASMQSICLEGLGGESKVDPRLQETTFIQHTFGGHLRSKVKCLKCRHESERYENIMDLTLEIYGWVESLEDALTQFTTPEDLDGENMYRCGRCATYVRARKQLSIHEAPNILTIVLKRFQEGKYGKINKCITFPDMLDMIPFMTGTGDIPPLYLLYAVVVHLDTLNASFSGHYVSYVKDLQGNWFRIDDIEVQPVAMSQVMSEGAYILFYMRSCPRPQRTLAGRAIQQQVPEFTTHCTSKPSRSGKSKPNGQYVGPESLSDDIRAGMGDGFAHHTSNNILRSANRTVVPAMETRLPNGAEFSDATSSDWSLFTSSDEASFTTESTRDSFSTVDYADTCNVDPFSSIFHGIYAPDYPHNSVSCRNLLNNRPQTRFMSQEKDHILDSYLSSSAQPLDRLPKVDYSQQVSDSPTAFSSDSNCGMFVRYGGSNPVEWD